The nucleotide window TTGTCGGACGAACCTCTCAGGTGTTTGTTACCCTGCTGATCGTGCTGCTGGCGTTGATCTTTATATTGTTGATTGGTGAACTGAATCCTGCCGAGCTGTTCCCTTTCATGGAGAAAGGACCCATTCCCATTATTACAGGGGCCGCTGCACCTGCTGCATGGTTTAGTGAATATATCGTGCTGGCTTTTCTGCTACCTTATGTGAATCAAAAGAAACGAACAACCCGGGTCATGCTGGGTTCCCTTGTAATAACGACAACTGCAATGACGGTTACCAATCTGTTTTGCCTGTTTTTAATTGGTGATTTGACGGATACATTCGTATTTCCGGTCATGATCGCAGCAAGATACATAACCATTGCGGACTTTCTGCAACATATCGAGTCCCTTATTATTGCAGTCTGGATTTTCGGTATTTTCGTTAAAATTTCCGTTTTTCTGTATATCTTTGCAACATCAACTGCGGAATGGTTTGGGTTGAAGGATTATAAACCCGTTGTTGTTCCGCTTTCGTTCCTGTGTATGGTATTTGCTTACTGGGTTGTGTCCGGCGGATCTGGTATTTCCAGTCTGGTTAGCGCTTCAGCCAACTTGTATACGATCAGCATTTTATTAATCCTTCCGGCTATGATCTACGGTGTCGCATGGCTGAAGAAGGGTTGGGCACATGTTCGAAAGAATCGAGCGAGTACTGATTGATGGGAGGAGGGACACTTGCGAATATGCAGAGTACTACTACTGCCGATATTGTCTTGTGTGCTGTTAAGTGGCTGCTGGGATCGTATCGAAATTAACGATTTGGCCATCGTGCTGGCTACAGGCATCGATTACGAAGAGGGCAAAGTACAATTAACTTCACAGATATTTGTTCCGCGCAAAGCAGGTGGAGGAGATAGCAGTGGGAGCGGAGGCAGTCCAAGCGGTGTCACAATGATTCGAACAGCGGAGGGGCGCACGATTGCCGAGGCGTTGAATCGGCTGCAACGGAAAGTTCCCCGGAATATGTTCTGGGGGCACTGTGAAGTCATTATCATTAGTGAGCAAGCAGGCAAACGCGGTATTCGCGAGTACATCGATTTCTTCCTGCGTTATCCTCAGTTTAGGGAACATGCATATGTCTTTTCCAGCGAAAAGGCAGCGAAAGATATCCTAGCGTTACTTGATCCCCTGGAGCGAAGTTCAGCTGAATCGCTGCGTGAGATGGCCAATCTGAAGCTTGGTACACGAATTACCGCGCTCGAGCTGGCTAAATCGATTGAAGGTCCGAGCAGCTCCGTCATTTTGTCTCGCATGTTAATCTTACCGCCAGAACCCGATCAGGATAAACTGACTACGACGCCATATGTGAAAGGTCTGAGCTTGTATAATAAGGATCGCTATGTCAAAACAGTTAAAGAACCATTAAGTGTAGGTGTATTACTACTCGCAAAAGAGCTGAACAACATTATCATGCCTGTTGAGTTTGAGCCGTTAGAGGGTACTTTCTCAATCCGACTCATTGATATTAAAACCACCTTGAAGCCGCGAATTGTAAACCAGCATTGGAGCATGAAGGTGGATATCCAAACCAGCGGAGAAGTGGTCTTAAATACGACGGATGCCAATCTGACGGATCCCGCTGTGTTAACTAAACTGGAAAAGGAATGGTCTGCCAAGCTCACATCTCTGGCTTATGATGCTTTAGACCTGTCCCAGAAGGAACTGCGCTCCGATTTCTTCAAATTTGCAGTTGAATTCCGCAGATATTATCCGAAGCAATGGAAGAAGCAGGAGAAGAATTGGGAAACCCTCTATCCTGAATTGGACGTGGAAGTTAAAGTGGATGCACACGTCGTTCGTACCGGTAAATCAACAGGGCCACAGGGAATACCGAATGAGGACGAAACTTGAACGGGATTCACTCCTGTTACAATCCTGAGAAAGAGTGGTGATCGCATGAAACTGGGCTCTATCCTTGGAATCCTGCTGCTCGCGACCGCGATAGTATATGGAGAGTGGAGAAGTTGTAAAGAGAAGCGAGCCAGAATAGTGACAGCAGGGATTACTGCTGTGGCGGCTGTGATTGGTATCATTCTCCTCTTTCAACCTCGCTTGCCTGGTCCCACACAGATTGTGAAGCTTGTATTTGGAAGCGTGGATAAATTTATGAAATAAAATGATAGAAAGAAGGAAGGAAGGACCAAGTCTCTGATAAGCAGAGATTTGGTCCTTCCTTTACTTTAAGTGAGCTGCATCCATTTATGGATGTCTATTCTTTGATGACAGATGCATTCACGGCATCTTCCATCTTCGTATTGTAGGAACGGAACAGACCCAGGCGCCAGAAGGCGGCTCCTTTGAGGTCATAACGTTTGGCAAGACCCAGCTTATCATCCACAGAGGACGGCGTTTCACTGCTCAGACTGATACCGAGTAGTAGCTTATTTTTCGGGACACCAGTTTGAAGAGCTAGCTGAATGGCTTGGTCCACAAGGCTATTGGGTTCGGGTACCTGGGATTTGGTGCCAACTGGATTATACTGATAAGCCATAATGATAAGATCATCTGCGATGGAGGCAAGTGTCTTGTAATCATATCCTTTATAAGCACTGTTTAGCGGCGGTACCGCCAAAGATAAGGCTGTGTCCTGGGGCAAGGAACTCTTTAATTGCTTCACGTAAGCATTGAGTAGCTTCTGTTGTTCTACCGCATCCAGTTTAAAACCGAGTCCTTCAAAATCCAGAACAACTCCGCCAAAACCATGCTCTGCTACAGCAGCAGTTATACCTTCAATTGATTTCTGTCGCAGGCTGCTGTCGCTCAGAACTTTGGTCAGTTCTCCGTTTCCATCCAAGGCATACACCATGAGCTGTGGTTGGATCTGTTGATCCGCTGCGTCAGCAATGATGGACTGCGGCGTAATATCACCCGCAGCAGCAGGGAGACGATACTCATCACCCTGGAGCGTAAACTGACCTTCACGATCAATGCGGCTCCAGCCAAATGCTACAGAGTTCATGGAAGCAATAAGATCCTTTTCTTGAAAGGATTGCAATGCATAGAAGGCTCTCAAATGCATTTCGCGCCGTGGTGAGACGAGGGAGACGGTTTTGGTTGCTTGATTCCAGCTTACCTGTACATCGAATTGGTTACTGAATGAACTGAGTGGAATGAGTACGCGTCCTTCCCGCTGAACAGGTGCTGCGGGGAGTGTAACTTTTTTACCATTTACGGTGGCTGTGGTACTGCCAACTTGTAATAGCACCTCAGTAGTTTGTCCGTTCACCGTATTCGTCGCTTTTACAGTCTGTGATGTGCTGTTCCAGGTAATATCAATACCAAGGGCTTCCCCGACCGTCCGAAACGGAACGTAAGTGACCCCTTTATCAATTCGGGGAGCTGCATCAAATTTCAGGGGAACATCATCCAGTTGAACTGAAATGGCAGGCGCAGCGTAGACTCCACCCATATTGGGAGTGCTACCAAGGACGGAGAGAGCAATTACAGTAACCGCAGCGATTTTTCCTACACGTTTAATGAACATCGTAAATTTCCTCCAACTTCCTACATAAGTAGTAGTATCATGTTTTGAACAGAATCTAGTAATCTAGCATATGTAGCATAACAAAATTTTCATATCGTTCCAATATAAGAGTTGGATTTTTAGTCATATGGAGGGCAGGAATCGTAATATACTCCAATAAACATTGCGGAAGGAGTGTGTTTGTTGCCAAACTCTACGGGCTTTATTTACAATCCAACTTCGGGTGAGACCCAATCCACTCAGCTCATAGTGACGTGCATTAATGATTCCCTCAATGCACCTGTCAATGTTGAGCTGGAAGTGTTCAGATGGGACACCACTCAAGCTGCACGCATACCTATTGGTCATGATCTTTTTGAATTACTTCCCCAAGCGACGAGAAGCTTAATCTATCCGCTGATCAATGCGGCGTTTTACGAGGTACAAAGTGATTATTTCAGTGCTACAAGTACGGTCATCCATGTATTCGGTGTTAACTCTACAGGCCAGATCATTCAGCGTGTGCTTCAATCGGAGATGACATTAATTGACCGTTTCACAAATATCCCTTAAACGAAAAGAGGTGAGCAGATGGTAGTTGTGAACATTACTGGAGCGTTGGCAGGCAGTCAATTTGAACCCTCGATTGCAGTTAATACGTTGAACCCGAATATCATGTGTGTGGTCGCTGTGGATACCAGTACAGGACCAACATTGACTGGATTCTATCGGTCCATTAATGGAGGCAGTACCTGGTCCACTACTGTACTTCCTCAACCGGCAGGTTATGCAGGAGCAGAGGCGCCTACGATAGACTATACGTTTCCGAACACCTTTATCATTACCGTGCATTTGTTTAACGGGATCAATGATGGTACGATTGCGAGTTATACTTCTTTTGATGATGGACTCACTTGGCAGCCACCCGTTATCGTGCAAGCGGGGTTTGGTACCATTGTTCATAATGATGAGCCTTACATAGCTGTTGACCGTTCTCCCGGTAGCCCTTATCGAGGCAATGCATATGTCGGATATACGCCGCTTGCTACCACTTCTTCCGCTATATTTACGCAAAGATCGCTCTCACAGGGAATATCCTGGGACCCGCCTGATCGTCAATCGAACCCTCGTGGAATACATGATCGGGCAGCGTTAGCTGTTGGGTTCTCAGGTCAGGTCTATGCAGGTTATATCATTACGGGGCCTGTCAGTCCTTCTGCGCTATTGCGCATTTCGTACGATGGGGGAATTACCTATCAACCTCCTCTTGAGAGACAGGCAACGTTTATCTCATCCGTCGTACCCGCGCCTTCGCCCTTGCCTGTACCGAATTACGCTTTTCGAGTACAGACCAACTTAAGTTTGGGGGCGGATATATCGAGTGGGCCTAACAGTGGGGCTGTATATGGCGTTTGGAATGATGCACGTGCCGGATATACCGATGTTTTATTCTGCGAATCTCCGGATGGCCTTCTATGGTCAGATCCAGTCAGTATTACAGGCGCACCTCCAGGTACGCAGAATTTTTTCCCATCGATCACTGTATCACCTTTTGCGGGCACGATCCGGGTTATTTATTACACGAATCGAATTGACGGTTTTTTGCTGGACGTCTTTGTTGCGGAATCTTTTGATGGGGGTGCCAGTTTCTCGAACCGTCGGATTACAACTACATCCTTTAATCCAAATGGCAACTCTCCGATGCCCACAGTACTGATTGGAGACTATATTACTGCGGCTACAGTTAGTCCGGATAATCTCGCAGCAGTTTGGATGGCTACAACGCCGCCCACGGGTAAGCTGGATGTTTATTTTGGAAACTAATTCAATGTAAATGGAACACCCCCATACCTTAATCTTTAATAACAAACAGATTAAGAGTATGGGGGTGGAGGTATTCATGTTAATCCGAAACGACAAATCCGTCGAAACTCTCGGGGCCTACCCGAACCGTTCCGAGCAGGTTGGTACTGATAAATGCGGAGTAGGTTAATTGTGGCACAATCGGAATGTTAAAGTCACTGGCAGAGAAGACAATCACTTCAGGGTTAAGCAGACCGTTCAGACCATACGTGTAGTTTCCCGAGTAAACGATCGGATCGGTTGCCACTGTGCCTCTTACAATAATAATCCTCACTTGAAATAGAGCAAGCGGTAATTGTACCGTTATGGTTCCTTTTAGGGAGACTCTCAGATTGGTTCCTGCTCCAGCCGTTTGCAGACCAATCTGTGCGAATAACTGAGGTGTGTTAATCACAGGAATCGGTATGGAGATGGAATTAAACAACGCAGCATTTTGCGATGATCTTGCATCCAGAAATTGAGTCAACGTATATACCTCCTATCTGTTCAGATAGAATAATATATTCCTCATTCAGAGATTTGCATGGACGTTGGTGCAGCGCTGGAAATATTAAAGACAAACCGACTGCCCAAGTGACTTGTCTCTTTAAGCCATACAATGCCACCCATTAATTCAGCGAGTTGTTTACAGATGGACAGGCCTAGCCCCGCTCCACCATACTTTCCTGAGTTACCATGAATTTGCGAATAGGATTTGAACAACAGATCCTGGCGATCTTGCGGTATGCCGATGCCTGTATCTCTTATCTCATAGGAGACATGTAGCGTACCTTCTGGATCAGCAGATACCTGAGTGGAGATACATACTTCACCATTCTCCGTGAATTTAAGCGCATTCCCAACGAGATTGATTAGAATCTGACGGACTTTATGCTGATCGCCAATAAGCATCAGATGATCATTTATATTGTATTCTGCGTATAATCGAATTCCTTTTTTCTGTGCTTCAGAGGAAAACAACTGTAGTACGTGGTCAACTGTGTCAATGACACTATAAGGATTGACCTCCAAAGAGATCGCACCTGCTTCCATTTTGGAATAATCGAGAATTTGATCCATCATAGACAGAAGGCTGGTACCACTTTCTTCAATGACATTAACATACAACGATTGATCCTCATTCAGTGTTGTAGATTGCAACAGGTTTGCCATGGCAAGAACACCATTCATTGGGGTTCGGATTTCGTGGCTGAGGATGGCAAGCAGATTTTTCTTCTCTTCTAGCATTTTGGAAGTGGTTTCTTCCGCACGTTTTAACTGCTGCAGGGTCGTTTCCATCTCTAGCAGACTCGTGAAAAAGGAAGACAAGGAGAGCAGCAAATCTATGTCCTTCTGTTGGTAGGAATAGAAATCCTGATCAAATGAGCAGAGGGAGCCATAAATTTCTCCATTCTCATCATGTATGGGTACACCGACAAATGAACATCCACCTACGAATTCGGTTGCGTCCATATGTCTGGTTAATGGATGAGTCAGATTATTATCGATTACCAACGGGCCTTGGGAATGTTCAGTCACAAGCGCACAGTATGACTCGGCGTTGTCAACGACTAGCCCTTCACCTAATATTAGTTTTTCACGATTATATACATTGAGAACTTTGGTCGATAGATGATCCAACTGGGCGATACAAAACGTATTTGCAGGAATTAACCTGCTCGCTGTATCCATAACGTTAGCAGCCGAATCGTATAATTTATGTGAGACAATGGATAGTACATTAATGAATTCTGTTTTCAACATATTGATTTGACGCCTCCTGATGGTAAAGATTCGTTATGTACTTGTATGTACCAGTATATATGAATTCATAGAATAGGGCATGCATGGTTTTGACAGTGAAAGACGGAAATGAGAAAATATAATGCTGTGGAACATGTATATATTAATAAAATGTTGGAGGCAAATCAATGAATCAGCGTTTTCGAATTACCCGATCCATGCAAGAAAGCAATGCGGAACAATCCATCTCCCTGGAAGAGTGCAAACTCTACTTCGCATCCAAACCCGATTTTACCTATTCAACGGTTCTTAACATTGTCGGAGCGGAGAGCACCATGTCCATCGATGGGGACTTTTTTATGTGGGACCTTGAAGGAGCACAGATCGCTTTTCGTTTGTACATGGGAGATCTGTATGTAGCTATTTCTAACGAAGCTATTGTACCCAAAATGATTGAAATTGCAACAGATCTGCATGCAGATATCGTTGAAGGATAAAAGATTTAGTGAACGAGCGTTGAATAAAATGTAATCATGTTAGTCGTAGTATAGTTTGGATAATCCTGTAAAGATGAGACCAAAGGTTTATTTATATTCCATATGTTAGCTTGTAATATATGGAATATAAATAATTTTACAGGAGAGTGAATCAAGTGAAAAAGACTAAATTAGCACTGATTTTATTCATGAGTATGATCCTTACCTTATCAGTACCCGGGATAGGCTCAAGTTCAAAGGTTTATGCAGCTACAGCCCGTACACCCATTGTATTGGTACATGGATTAACTGGTTCAGATAGCAATTTTACAGCGATTGAGAGTTATTTGCGTAGCCAAGGGTGGACGAGAGACGAACTATTTGCGATTGATCTTCCTAGTAAACAAGGAAACCAACTGTTGAATTCCGCAGCAATCAGTCGATTCGTAGATGATGTCCTACGCGAAACGGGCCACACCAAAGTCAATATTGTAGCGCATAGCATGGGCGGAGCCAATAGTCTCTATTACATACTTAACCGTGGAGGCGCTTCCAAAGTGGATAAGTTGATCACCCTCGGCGGGGCTAATCGATTGACTACAACAACAGCTCCGAGTGGAATAAAGGTGACTTCGATCTATTCCACCAGTGATACGATTGTATCCCCGACACTTTCCCGGTTGAGCGGGGCGAATAACATTTCCGTTTCCCTCGTATCTCATATCGGTCTGCTGTTTAATTCTCGGGTGAACGCCCTGATCAAAACTGCGTTGAACGAGTAGCCGCCACACGAAATGCACATCCTTAATAGATACAAAGTGATAAATTTGAACACAACTGACCACTTATGGCAGTCGTGTTTTCGTATTGCGGAGTAAAACAAAGAAGAGGTCCCTGCTGGAGAGCAAGGGCCTCTTCTGTTTATTTTAACGTGGTGTAGATGCGCTGGCTGCTTCATGTTCAACTACACGTTGCAGTAATTCCTTCAATGCCCTCATGGGACGGCCTTGGCGTTGACCTTCAATTATCGAATTCCGCAAAGATTCCACATCCTGGGTGCGTACCTTGCCACCATGATGGAAACGATTGAAGGCTTGATAATCGAGTGGTAGCATATCCCGTTCCATTTTAAGTTGTATTTTTGCTGTCATACGTGCGCCCATCACGACACCCATCATCTTGCCGATGAGACCATGACTAGGCAAGCCTGCTATCTCACCTTGGGCACGGCAAGCGAGCTGCCAAAGTTCCGTATTGGCAATAACAGACGAGAAGGGAGGCCAGCCCAAAATATCACAAGCGGCATATACAGGAAAACCGATACTGGAGTAAATATTAAACATGGATGGGCTTACTTGACCACAGCGCGAGACTTTAGATTGATTGTAAAGTGCGATAAATTGTTTAGCTACTGCTTTATTATTGGTTTCTACTTGGAAACCGACGTTGTTCGTCGGGTGTTTGTAACAGACAATGGCTTGAGCGATCTGTTTGGGATCGGTTGGCTCATGGACAGGTAAATCAGCCGAGGATTGATGACTCAGCGTACCCAGTATTCCTCTTAGTAACTGATCCTCTCGAATCTGCATCACCTCCAGATAATGTTCACGGATTCCACTCCCAAACCCGCACATAATGACAGTACTTGTGGAGTTCCGTACAATATTACCTATCCTAGACAGCAGTTCGATGCCTTCTGGTGTGCGACTGGCATTACCATCCAAGGTGACAATAATATATTGATATTGCTGACGCTTGATAGCTGCTACATCTTCAATGACATGATAGCCGCTAAAATCTTTGAGGGAAGCATCGTCATAACAATAGAGCTTCTGCGGAGCATGGAATGCTTCTGTTCGTCCTTTTCGCACTAGAAAAGTCAGATCAGCACCGGCTAAGTGAAGGTGGTAACCCACTGAAAATCCAACGGCTCCTGCACCTACAATTAGAACTTTGGGTTGTTTTGAGTTGGTTGTCATATTGATTGCTCCTCTTATATGGTTGAAATAAAATTATGCGTTTGGATCATTGTTATTAAATGAACATGTGTTGATTTGATATCGCAATGTCAGTATAATCTACTCATCTCTGCAATCACAATCATCAATAGATGTGTTAGTGTTATGAATTCAACAGTTGGGCTTACGTTTGTTGAGAAGATGATCATAAGAGGGGTTAGCTCATGGTTGGAATCAAAAATAATAGAAGAACTAAATATACGATGGAGCTTATTAAAGAGGTTTTTCTAAAGCTGTTAGAGACCAAAAAATTATCTCAAATAACGGTAACTGAAATATGTAAGCAGGCAGATATCAATAGAGGCACGTTTTATCTGCACTACAAAGATCCTTATGAATTGTTTGAAGCCTTGCAGAAGGAGTTTACGCAAGAAATCATGGAAACGTTAGGACAGGGAGCAAGTCTCTGTACAACGGAGCAATCGATGATTAATCTGCTGAACATTATTCAAGATAAGAAAACCATTTATCAAATCCTGATCTCGGAGAGTGGAGAAAACAACTTTTTAACACAAATTCTGTTGGAAGACTTTCTGCTAAGAAATGGAGAAGAGGCGGGCAGCCAGAAGACATTTACAATGGACTATACGCTCACTTACATGGTTCATGGTTCCTTAGGCATCATTAATCAATGGCTGGAATCCAATAGCGAGGACAGCCCGCAAACGATTGCTCGTCTTATTTCTTCTTTGGGTCATCAGAATATGGCTAAAGGAGATCGTAGGCATGAAGACGCAACCGAATGATCGAATTAAAGTTCATCCAGGCTTTTGGGCTGGATTACATCAATTAGGGATTGGTGCTGACGACGTAGCTCGCACTGCACAACTGCCTCTTGAGGTAATCACTCAACCTGTAGTGACCCAATCTCAGTACTTTGCAATCTGGCAGGCCTACTCTGATCTCATTGGGGACACTGCCGAAGGCATCATCAAACTTGCAACCGGATATGAAATATCGAAGTATCCTCCGCCTGTTCTGGCGATGTACCATGCTCGTGATTATCGTGATGCGTTGAATCGAATGGTCCGTTACAAGCAAATGTGTCCTCCCGAGAGCTTGCAGATGAACGAAACAGGAGAGGAGTGTATCATTGAGCTCGAATGGTTACATAAGGAGCAACCAGGTCCGTCATTACTGGTGGGTATTACGCTGGCATTCTTGATCGAACTTGGACGGAGGGGCACAGGACAGCCGTTGACTGCAAAAAGGGTTGAATTCTCGCAGCCAATGGGTGACGCAGACACTCTTGAAGCTTACTTCGGTTGTCGTATCGAGACGAATTCCAATTATAATCGGCTGACGCTAGAGCGGAATGATCTGAATCTTGCATTTCTCTCGTATAACGAGGAGTTACTGGAGATTCTAACCCCGGCTCTGGATCGGTCGCTGGATGAACAGGAGAGCAGTCGTTCCATTACTGAAGTGGT belongs to Paenibacillus sp. FSL H8-0079 and includes:
- a CDS encoding endospore germination permease, translating into MLTDKGKISETQLAFMVFPAILATAILSVPGITMHYAGHDMWMTPIIGSLVGLAAIGISIGLDRMYPGKTLIQSSVSIIGRIPGKLFGLIYIAFLPHLTGLIIREYGEFIVNNALPSTPLFVVMGTMVVVCAINVRLGIEVVGRTSQVFVTLLIVLLALIFILLIGELNPAELFPFMEKGPIPIITGAAAPAAWFSEYIVLAFLLPYVNQKKRTTRVMLGSLVITTTAMTVTNLFCLFLIGDLTDTFVFPVMIAARYITIADFLQHIESLIIAVWIFGIFVKISVFLYIFATSTAEWFGLKDYKPVVVPLSFLCMVFAYWVVSGGSGISSLVSASANLYTISILLILPAMIYGVAWLKKGWAHVRKNRASTD
- a CDS encoding helix-turn-helix domain-containing protein yields the protein MKTQPNDRIKVHPGFWAGLHQLGIGADDVARTAQLPLEVITQPVVTQSQYFAIWQAYSDLIGDTAEGIIKLATGYEISKYPPPVLAMYHARDYRDALNRMVRYKQMCPPESLQMNETGEECIIELEWLHKEQPGPSLLVGITLAFLIELGRRGTGQPLTAKRVEFSQPMGDADTLEAYFGCRIETNSNYNRLTLERNDLNLAFLSYNEELLEILTPALDRSLDEQESSRSITEVVKWIMKRSLTGKRPDIQTVAKELRMSDRTLQRRLTEESTNFKQLLTEARREQAREYLADPSLDIKEVAFLVGYEDQNSFYRAFRNWEGDTPSNWRVRQ
- a CDS encoding TetR/AcrR family transcriptional regulator, which encodes MVGIKNNRRTKYTMELIKEVFLKLLETKKLSQITVTEICKQADINRGTFYLHYKDPYELFEALQKEFTQEIMETLGQGASLCTTEQSMINLLNIIQDKKTIYQILISESGENNFLTQILLEDFLLRNGEEAGSQKTFTMDYTLTYMVHGSLGIINQWLESNSEDSPQTIARLISSLGHQNMAKGDRRHEDATE
- a CDS encoding alpha/beta fold hydrolase, with product MKKTKLALILFMSMILTLSVPGIGSSSKVYAATARTPIVLVHGLTGSDSNFTAIESYLRSQGWTRDELFAIDLPSKQGNQLLNSAAISRFVDDVLRETGHTKVNIVAHSMGGANSLYYILNRGGASKVDKLITLGGANRLTTTTAPSGIKVTSIYSTSDTIVSPTLSRLSGANNISVSLVSHIGLLFNSRVNALIKTALNE
- a CDS encoding exo-alpha-sialidase is translated as MVVVNITGALAGSQFEPSIAVNTLNPNIMCVVAVDTSTGPTLTGFYRSINGGSTWSTTVLPQPAGYAGAEAPTIDYTFPNTFIITVHLFNGINDGTIASYTSFDDGLTWQPPVIVQAGFGTIVHNDEPYIAVDRSPGSPYRGNAYVGYTPLATTSSAIFTQRSLSQGISWDPPDRQSNPRGIHDRAALAVGFSGQVYAGYIITGPVSPSALLRISYDGGITYQPPLERQATFISSVVPAPSPLPVPNYAFRVQTNLSLGADISSGPNSGAVYGVWNDARAGYTDVLFCESPDGLLWSDPVSITGAPPGTQNFFPSITVSPFAGTIRVIYYTNRIDGFLLDVFVAESFDGGASFSNRRITTTSFNPNGNSPMPTVLIGDYITAATVSPDNLAAVWMATTPPTGKLDVYFGN
- a CDS encoding Ger(x)C family spore germination protein, encoding MRICRVLLLPILSCVLLSGCWDRIEINDLAIVLATGIDYEEGKVQLTSQIFVPRKAGGGDSSGSGGSPSGVTMIRTAEGRTIAEALNRLQRKVPRNMFWGHCEVIIISEQAGKRGIREYIDFFLRYPQFREHAYVFSSEKAAKDILALLDPLERSSAESLREMANLKLGTRITALELAKSIEGPSSSVILSRMLILPPEPDQDKLTTTPYVKGLSLYNKDRYVKTVKEPLSVGVLLLAKELNNIIMPVEFEPLEGTFSIRLIDIKTTLKPRIVNQHWSMKVDIQTSGEVVLNTTDANLTDPAVLTKLEKEWSAKLTSLAYDALDLSQKELRSDFFKFAVEFRRYYPKQWKKQEKNWETLYPELDVEVKVDAHVVRTGKSTGPQGIPNEDET
- a CDS encoding 2-dehydropantoate 2-reductase N-terminal domain-containing protein translates to MTTNSKQPKVLIVGAGAVGFSVGYHLHLAGADLTFLVRKGRTEAFHAPQKLYCYDDASLKDFSGYHVIEDVAAIKRQQYQYIIVTLDGNASRTPEGIELLSRIGNIVRNSTSTVIMCGFGSGIREHYLEVMQIREDQLLRGILGTLSHQSSADLPVHEPTDPKQIAQAIVCYKHPTNNVGFQVETNNKAVAKQFIALYNQSKVSRCGQVSPSMFNIYSSIGFPVYAACDILGWPPFSSVIANTELWQLACRAQGEIAGLPSHGLIGKMMGVVMGARMTAKIQLKMERDMLPLDYQAFNRFHHGGKVRTQDVESLRNSIIEGQRQGRPMRALKELLQRVVEHEAASASTPR
- a CDS encoding stalk domain-containing protein, with amino-acid sequence MFIKRVGKIAAVTVIALSVLGSTPNMGGVYAAPAISVQLDDVPLKFDAAPRIDKGVTYVPFRTVGEALGIDITWNSTSQTVKATNTVNGQTTEVLLQVGSTTATVNGKKVTLPAAPVQREGRVLIPLSSFSNQFDVQVSWNQATKTVSLVSPRREMHLRAFYALQSFQEKDLIASMNSVAFGWSRIDREGQFTLQGDEYRLPAAAGDITPQSIIADAADQQIQPQLMVYALDGNGELTKVLSDSSLRQKSIEGITAAVAEHGFGGVVLDFEGLGFKLDAVEQQKLLNAYVKQLKSSLPQDTALSLAVPPLNSAYKGYDYKTLASIADDLIIMAYQYNPVGTKSQVPEPNSLVDQAIQLALQTGVPKNKLLLGISLSSETPSSVDDKLGLAKRYDLKGAAFWRLGLFRSYNTKMEDAVNASVIKE
- a CDS encoding ATP-binding protein; the encoded protein is MLKTEFINVLSIVSHKLYDSAANVMDTASRLIPANTFCIAQLDHLSTKVLNVYNREKLILGEGLVVDNAESYCALVTEHSQGPLVIDNNLTHPLTRHMDATEFVGGCSFVGVPIHDENGEIYGSLCSFDQDFYSYQQKDIDLLLSLSSFFTSLLEMETTLQQLKRAEETTSKMLEEKKNLLAILSHEIRTPMNGVLAMANLLQSTTLNEDQSLYVNVIEESGTSLLSMMDQILDYSKMEAGAISLEVNPYSVIDTVDHVLQLFSSEAQKKGIRLYAEYNINDHLMLIGDQHKVRQILINLVGNALKFTENGEVCISTQVSADPEGTLHVSYEIRDTGIGIPQDRQDLLFKSYSQIHGNSGKYGGAGLGLSICKQLAELMGGIVWLKETSHLGSRFVFNISSAAPTSMQISE